A single Sulfitobacter albidus DNA region contains:
- a CDS encoding relaxase/mobilization nuclease domain-containing protein, producing MADPLALYSSVMGKLWEDERIRGKAAARIDARIAGRRQGRSFGRVGSMSARNVAKTASGQSRAAVFKRIRAGGCKTQSSLGNQLTYINDKAVYTNSTMTNALTDDAVLSEDQKSEIIEAWSETWRGSTKLGFTSHMLLSFPTDVTVDQVRDIAMDWTEHFFESGEYGDQWDYVLAVHDDRAHKHAHIILNNRGLDQGTWFSCWAEGVMSPQLMREKQAEIAEGYGVMLDATTRLERGIFEKPAGLAEIYRAKEEARLPREIIMTAEESAIAQAQVVGFAKDYTEFADLLDRMDQRHLARAVRGMAQNLGTGTPWKFTEGEIDMKDIKTVGDAIDYSERTIEALRLKAEELDVSERAAFEAKAAPVIADLSQMVPDPELRARFGKQLEEPYPPGAGNEVLIAALQSGNDGALNDVLARADEAGMDGDELVARITAGGTKNYGMAQDWVERDMNAVLSKDGLTVESANDEQLDGALKRVDGVMEALTERAKELGVAIGLSLAEEEEADLPLIDEDDRTPNTYLQDLADMLRDGQLSEVQEETVERTLQAELFKELGEEGLGELRRGNYEVLDDVLPSKIDQITVTQEFLEMTFEETGDQVFTDRASILQQDKATEMAQLKGQQEAQTLGKDLGRDRGLDDEMEF from the coding sequence ATGGCTGATCCGCTTGCCCTCTACAGTTCCGTCATGGGGAAGCTCTGGGAGGATGAGCGGATCCGGGGCAAAGCGGCGGCGCGGATTGACGCGCGTATCGCGGGCCGGCGGCAGGGGCGCAGCTTTGGGCGTGTTGGATCCATGTCAGCGCGCAACGTGGCCAAGACCGCCAGTGGCCAGAGCCGTGCTGCTGTGTTCAAGAGGATCAGGGCTGGGGGATGCAAGACGCAAAGCTCCCTTGGCAATCAGCTCACCTATATCAATGACAAAGCGGTCTACACCAACTCGACCATGACCAATGCGCTGACTGATGACGCTGTGCTATCCGAGGATCAGAAGTCAGAGATCATCGAGGCGTGGTCCGAGACCTGGCGTGGATCGACCAAGCTCGGGTTTACCTCGCACATGCTTCTGTCGTTTCCGACTGACGTCACTGTCGATCAGGTCCGCGACATCGCGATGGACTGGACCGAGCATTTCTTCGAGAGCGGTGAATACGGTGATCAGTGGGATTACGTTCTCGCCGTGCACGACGACCGGGCGCACAAACATGCCCACATCATTCTGAACAATCGCGGCCTCGATCAGGGCACATGGTTTTCTTGTTGGGCCGAAGGCGTGATGTCACCGCAGCTGATGCGCGAAAAGCAGGCTGAGATCGCGGAAGGCTACGGCGTCATGCTGGATGCCACCACGCGGCTTGAACGCGGCATCTTCGAGAAACCCGCAGGCCTCGCTGAAATCTACCGCGCCAAAGAAGAAGCGCGTTTGCCGCGCGAAATCATCATGACGGCCGAGGAGTCTGCGATTGCGCAAGCGCAGGTCGTGGGCTTTGCCAAAGACTACACAGAGTTTGCCGATCTGCTGGACCGCATGGACCAGCGCCATCTGGCGCGCGCCGTGCGCGGCATGGCCCAGAACCTCGGCACAGGCACCCCGTGGAAATTCACCGAAGGAGAGATCGACATGAAAGATATCAAAACCGTCGGTGATGCCATCGACTATTCCGAGCGCACGATTGAGGCGTTGCGGCTGAAAGCCGAAGAGCTGGACGTGTCCGAGCGCGCCGCGTTCGAGGCCAAGGCGGCGCCGGTCATCGCGGACCTGTCGCAGATGGTGCCTGATCCAGAATTGCGGGCGCGCTTTGGCAAGCAACTTGAAGAACCTTACCCACCCGGTGCCGGAAACGAGGTGCTGATCGCAGCGCTGCAATCGGGCAATGACGGCGCTTTGAACGATGTCCTCGCACGGGCCGACGAGGCGGGCATGGATGGTGACGAGTTGGTGGCGCGGATCACCGCAGGCGGTACCAAGAATTATGGCATGGCGCAGGACTGGGTTGAGCGGGACATGAATGCGGTCCTCAGCAAAGACGGGCTGACGGTTGAGAGTGCGAATGACGAACAGCTTGATGGAGCTTTGAAGCGCGTCGATGGGGTCATGGAAGCCCTGACCGAACGGGCCAAAGAACTGGGTGTCGCCATCGGGTTGAGCCTCGCAGAAGAAGAGGAGGCAGATCTGCCTTTGATTGATGAGGATGATCGCACGCCAAATACCTATCTGCAGGATCTGGCGGATATGCTGCGCGATGGGCAGCTGTCGGAGGTCCAAGAAGAGACGGTTGAGCGCACCTTGCAGGCTGAGCTGTTCAAAGAACTTGGCGAGGAAGGTCTCGGCGAGCTGCGGCGCGGGAATTACGAAGTGCTTGATGACGTGCTGCCGAGCAAGATCGATCAGATCACTGTTACGCAAGAATTCCTAGAAATGACTTTTGAGGAAACCGGCGACCAAGTGTTCACCGATCGCGCATCCATTCTGCAGCAGGACAAAGCGACTGAGATGGCACAGCTCAAGGGGCAGCAAGAAGCCCAGACCTTAGGCAAAGACCTTGGGCGTGATCGTGGTCTCGACGACGAGATGGAATTCTAG
- a CDS encoding type IV secretory system conjugative DNA transfer family protein, whose product MNKAFPLWAALPFGVICGAILGTIVASFYLALALRTGFGNFDMLAVWNASAGLRAAHPEAFKVAYGAVGFGSIGLGGLALAWTWKKERDDYGSAHWQTKPELMKNDMLHKPGEGFVCGKLGLPKSKSEFISSAEIPHVMMVAPTRAGKGVGFVIPNLMAFAGSVVVLDVKGENFEKTSRLRALNGDEVYRFSPFDWSNATHRYNPLSRIAKAPSFAQRFTEVSILADLFLDKDNKTLDTFSEAGKSIFVAACLLAIQRGTANLGEVNKIVAGGEYKNAQYKTYADEAEEAILRELWTNAASASSRLLTSNIQALMTAGLKQWDNPAVRSATQGSDFDFATFRKKPQSLYIAVSEDHIATLAPLLRLMFADLIASIRLKEPGPDEPWPVMMMIDEFQQMGAMPYLERAIHSLASYGGRVAMIAQSLASLDRIYGPEGRESLENGAGLKLYITPRDQRTVKEVSAAVGSTTREAVTRMYGRNKGILGATSTSARLEERPLLSETEARLMDPDEVIILASPQHPIKAQRIKYYDDPMFKAMDAKQQDKPFPYPPSVEGAGPWGDVGNEQGTSDTVGQPAARDRAERREARGMRVMAEGVEMEQQPVPETLEREADVPKAWDRTLDMREELIEELLG is encoded by the coding sequence ATGAACAAAGCATTTCCTCTTTGGGCGGCACTGCCCTTTGGCGTAATCTGCGGCGCGATCCTTGGAACAATCGTCGCCAGCTTCTATTTGGCATTGGCGTTGCGCACGGGGTTTGGCAATTTCGACATGCTGGCGGTTTGGAACGCCAGCGCGGGATTGCGCGCGGCACACCCCGAAGCGTTCAAAGTGGCCTACGGTGCGGTTGGCTTTGGCTCTATTGGCCTAGGTGGTCTCGCACTTGCTTGGACCTGGAAGAAGGAACGCGATGATTATGGTTCAGCGCATTGGCAGACCAAACCCGAGCTCATGAAAAATGATATGCTTCACAAGCCGGGGGAGGGGTTTGTGTGCGGCAAGCTTGGGCTGCCGAAGTCAAAGAGCGAGTTCATTTCTTCAGCGGAGATCCCGCACGTGATGATGGTGGCGCCAACGCGGGCCGGTAAGGGTGTGGGCTTCGTTATCCCGAACTTGATGGCCTTCGCGGGGTCGGTTGTGGTGCTCGATGTCAAAGGCGAGAACTTTGAGAAAACCTCCCGCTTGCGTGCGCTTAATGGCGACGAGGTTTATCGCTTCAGCCCGTTTGATTGGTCCAATGCCACGCATCGCTACAATCCGCTGTCGCGCATCGCCAAGGCACCGAGCTTTGCGCAGCGGTTTACGGAAGTCAGCATCTTGGCTGATCTGTTCCTCGATAAGGACAATAAGACGCTGGATACCTTTTCTGAAGCTGGCAAGTCGATCTTTGTTGCGGCCTGTTTGCTGGCCATCCAGCGTGGAACGGCAAACCTCGGCGAGGTGAACAAGATCGTCGCGGGCGGGGAATACAAGAACGCGCAATACAAAACCTATGCCGATGAAGCCGAAGAAGCCATTCTGCGCGAGCTTTGGACCAATGCCGCCAGCGCGTCATCGCGATTGCTCACCTCAAATATTCAGGCGCTGATGACTGCAGGGCTCAAGCAGTGGGACAATCCGGCGGTACGATCAGCGACCCAAGGCAGCGATTTTGATTTTGCAACGTTTCGGAAGAAACCGCAGTCGCTTTACATCGCGGTGTCCGAGGACCACATCGCGACGTTGGCGCCGCTGTTGCGCCTGATGTTCGCTGATCTGATTGCGTCCATCCGTCTCAAAGAGCCAGGACCGGATGAGCCATGGCCTGTCATGATGATGATTGATGAATTCCAGCAGATGGGCGCGATGCCGTATCTGGAACGCGCGATCCATTCGCTGGCGAGCTATGGGGGCAGGGTGGCAATGATCGCGCAATCGCTGGCATCATTGGATCGGATCTATGGACCCGAAGGGCGAGAAAGCTTGGAGAACGGGGCAGGGCTCAAGCTCTACATCACACCGCGGGACCAACGCACCGTGAAGGAAGTGTCGGCCGCTGTTGGGAGCACGACTCGCGAGGCGGTGACGCGGATGTATGGGCGCAACAAGGGGATACTGGGTGCAACGTCCACCTCGGCGCGATTGGAAGAACGGCCGTTGTTGTCAGAAACCGAGGCGCGGCTGATGGATCCGGATGAGGTGATCATCCTTGCGTCACCGCAGCATCCGATCAAGGCGCAGCGGATTAAGTACTACGATGACCCGATGTTCAAGGCGATGGATGCCAAGCAGCAGGACAAGCCGTTTCCTTATCCACCAAGTGTAGAAGGTGCTGGGCCGTGGGGTGATGTCGGTAATGAGCAGGGGACAAGTGATACCGTGGGCCAGCCAGCGGCGCGAGATCGTGCAGAACGGCGCGAGGCGCGGGGGATGCGGGTCATGGCTGAAGGGGTTGAAATGGAGCAGCAGCCTGTGCCGGAGACGCTAGAGCGCGAGGCGGATGTGCCGAAGGCTTGGGACAGAACGCTGGATATGCGGGAGGAGCTTATCGAGGAATTGTTGGGGTAA
- a CDS encoding ankyrin repeat domain-containing protein, with protein sequence MTETLTPIPQPSEIIAFLIRAMSHVDDQHEEALKKELQRLRKGKPISPEAANDLLKAHLAEFHIANGNDIWGETDFLEALHGYTLLSLRLDCAALPAGVVRGVFDRVAYGLFQNLFRNVLYITGVNPQEILGKPDQATRLLWQSRVKDHGLAGLAAEIDVQPVLRRGQENWESSIKGWSKGEHDPQIHTILPLMKNWDREFARALLVARMYRKYCEFSMVDPARHVDGYELPFNFDAIQAALLDLARSPRYLKTCGLSASDESKINEIAKLTDPRRPKLDRDFLRVEALFEKLEYSLHDQQRLAGLCFYRGRYLAQVGRYDDALDAFETAANWFQFRSATQMKSCLHYILNLASKLGKRRVLAKWQGWCDGLGLDLDIPDADLSVSRDFPELFPEAQSADNADPLSNYLMIMPEWEERKPDLRNPNRVIKGYGPTPTPQLSLFANLGQVEKVRQLLRVGADPDALDRNNGSALLNALQGEDDACVQALLAVTSTETINVKTKGGKSPLLMAISLGSSDYVQSLLEKGAEVEITSLNQQTALYESVSHFVNPMTMARSALQQGRGLDMPAFLRKTSSPFRDEQVHTMSRYSPEESEILPGLAKHFVKGDSPAMRNVVKLLLDGGANVNALAGPSKLTPFLYAAEIGNLWLLQTLVDHGVDVRSQDDQGGTAFSRLHYFGHSHLVSEFLRWLPPEDRIWLRENGFR encoded by the coding sequence ATGACAGAAACCCTTACCCCTATTCCGCAGCCATCCGAGATCATCGCGTTCCTGATCCGCGCGATGTCGCATGTCGATGACCAGCACGAAGAGGCGCTAAAGAAGGAACTTCAACGTCTGCGAAAGGGGAAACCGATCTCTCCTGAAGCCGCGAACGACCTGCTGAAGGCGCATTTGGCGGAATTTCATATAGCGAATGGCAATGACATTTGGGGCGAGACCGACTTCTTGGAAGCGCTGCATGGATACACTTTGCTAAGCCTTAGGCTGGATTGCGCAGCTTTACCCGCTGGCGTGGTACGGGGCGTGTTTGACCGAGTTGCATATGGATTGTTCCAGAACCTTTTTCGAAACGTACTTTACATAACTGGTGTTAATCCCCAAGAGATTCTTGGAAAACCCGATCAGGCGACAAGGCTCTTGTGGCAATCGCGTGTGAAAGACCATGGGCTTGCAGGCCTTGCGGCTGAGATCGATGTCCAGCCTGTGCTCCGCAGAGGGCAAGAAAACTGGGAAAGCTCAATCAAAGGCTGGTCCAAAGGCGAACATGACCCGCAAATTCATACGATACTACCGTTGATGAAAAACTGGGATCGTGAATTCGCTCGGGCGCTTCTTGTTGCACGTATGTACCGGAAATACTGCGAATTCAGCATGGTTGATCCAGCCAGACATGTTGACGGGTATGAGCTGCCGTTTAACTTCGATGCAATCCAGGCTGCGCTCTTAGATTTAGCGCGATCGCCAAGATATTTGAAGACCTGCGGTCTAAGTGCCTCCGACGAAAGTAAAATTAATGAAATTGCGAAACTCACGGATCCTCGGCGACCGAAATTAGATAGGGATTTTCTTAGGGTCGAAGCATTGTTTGAAAAGCTTGAGTATTCTCTGCACGATCAACAACGTCTTGCTGGTCTCTGTTTTTATCGCGGGCGATATCTTGCACAGGTGGGGCGATATGACGATGCACTAGACGCGTTTGAGACCGCCGCCAATTGGTTTCAATTTCGCAGCGCGACCCAGATGAAGAGCTGTCTGCACTATATCCTTAACCTTGCCAGCAAACTCGGAAAGCGACGTGTTCTTGCAAAGTGGCAAGGGTGGTGTGATGGCTTGGGGTTGGATCTAGACATTCCAGATGCTGATCTGTCTGTTTCCCGGGATTTTCCGGAGCTTTTTCCAGAGGCGCAGTCGGCTGACAATGCCGACCCTCTTAGCAATTACCTAATGATTATGCCGGAATGGGAAGAGCGCAAACCAGATTTACGCAACCCAAACCGCGTCATTAAGGGATACGGACCGACTCCGACACCGCAACTTTCGCTCTTTGCTAATCTCGGTCAGGTCGAAAAGGTTCGGCAACTTTTACGCGTCGGCGCTGATCCCGATGCTTTAGACAGGAACAACGGGTCAGCGCTCCTCAATGCACTGCAGGGCGAAGATGATGCCTGCGTGCAAGCGCTGCTTGCGGTGACCTCAACAGAAACAATCAACGTCAAAACGAAAGGTGGTAAATCTCCGCTACTGATGGCCATTAGTTTGGGAAGTTCAGACTACGTACAAAGCCTCCTTGAGAAAGGGGCGGAGGTCGAAATTACTAGTCTAAACCAGCAAACGGCGCTCTACGAATCCGTCAGCCATTTTGTTAATCCGATGACAATGGCACGCTCAGCGTTACAGCAGGGTAGAGGTCTCGACATGCCTGCGTTCTTACGCAAAACAAGCTCGCCTTTTCGCGACGAGCAAGTGCATACGATGTCACGCTACTCCCCAGAAGAGTCGGAAATTCTTCCCGGACTCGCAAAGCATTTTGTCAAAGGAGACTCACCAGCCATGCGCAACGTCGTGAAACTTTTGCTCGATGGCGGCGCGAATGTGAATGCACTTGCTGGACCCTCGAAACTAACGCCATTCCTTTACGCGGCCGAAATCGGTAATTTATGGCTACTTCAAACACTTGTGGACCACGGAGTAGACGTACGCTCACAGGATGATCAGGGTGGTACGGCCTTCTCGAGGCTGCACTATTTCGGGCATTCGCATCTTGTCTCTGAGTTCTTGCGCTGGCTGCCACCGGAAGACCGCATCTGGTTGAGAGAGAACGGATTTCGGTGA
- a CDS encoding ATPase, T2SS/T4P/T4SS family has product MERYLEPFRDLLLRDDVVEIAINPDGKVWIEAAADATMRHEGQTVDRATAFNMAQTIVGDANARVSEKNPLVSGKVEYADRPLRVQVAVPPAIEQGASITIRLFATGGVKGYKPSYLFGKAVSLDQLRAEKMKEIASQAEENLEAALEALVHQRLNILISGGTSTGKTTFARHLLTHVDDGERLITIEDAFELFPSQPNTVGLLASRSSGSQRSSNALLQASLRMRPDRIIVGELRGDEALTYLEAINTGHGGSVSTIHAETAELAIDRLAIMVLQAGTPLTFAEVRQYIQKSIDVIVQLGRIDGKRGIAEFYLPN; this is encoded by the coding sequence TTGGAACGATATCTTGAGCCGTTTCGAGACCTGTTACTGCGCGACGATGTCGTCGAAATCGCTATCAACCCTGATGGCAAAGTATGGATCGAGGCCGCAGCTGACGCCACAATGCGACACGAAGGCCAAACCGTAGACCGTGCCACAGCATTCAATATGGCACAGACAATCGTCGGTGATGCCAATGCGCGCGTCTCAGAGAAAAACCCGCTAGTGTCTGGCAAAGTTGAATATGCAGACCGACCTCTGCGCGTTCAGGTCGCGGTTCCACCAGCCATCGAACAGGGTGCTTCGATCACGATCCGTCTCTTCGCCACAGGCGGCGTGAAGGGGTACAAACCATCATATCTTTTTGGCAAAGCTGTCTCGCTCGACCAACTAAGGGCTGAAAAGATGAAGGAAATTGCCAGCCAAGCTGAAGAAAATCTTGAAGCCGCTTTAGAGGCCTTAGTACATCAAAGGCTCAATATATTGATCAGTGGTGGCACATCGACAGGCAAGACCACCTTTGCTCGACATCTCCTTACTCATGTCGATGATGGCGAACGACTGATCACGATTGAAGATGCGTTTGAACTGTTCCCTAGCCAACCCAATACCGTTGGCCTTCTGGCAAGTCGCAGCAGTGGATCACAGAGAAGTTCGAACGCGCTTCTGCAAGCGTCTTTGCGGATGCGCCCAGACCGTATCATCGTCGGGGAACTGCGGGGAGACGAAGCCTTGACTTACCTCGAAGCAATCAACACCGGACATGGTGGGTCAGTCTCAACCATCCATGCGGAAACAGCTGAACTTGCAATCGATCGGTTAGCCATCATGGTCTTGCAGGCCGGGACACCGCTGACCTTTGCTGAGGTGAGGCAATACATTCAGAAGTCTATAGATGTGATCGTCCAGCTAGGGCGGATTGATGGTAAACGCGGAATCGCTGAGTTTTATTTGCCCAACTAG
- a CDS encoding TrbI/VirB10 family protein, producing MADENTPDLQDRLSTFSQKGKTKRRGGNIGVGALAIALALGAGGAAYLLATNLQEGKEGLETSDVETFQDQRTGNGGRLEFPPDEADQRVNDALIAVEEALDVPAPAPAPVEPSAAVLEEIAKLREALAASQSARNAEIQEAVSDLREAFQVQTDALEASIAAKDTEIENAQRQNEARLAGLQAMLDAERAQREGLEAEMARDGLIADQRLLEERQRQEDEQRQREAERVAQELLTAQIVSPSVVYADGPRATSAGGTNQNADVAGADGPTLSENEQYLRQGARPLDVQEASQMAFPERTLSQGSVIQAALQTAINSDLPGSVVAVVSEPVPAFSGNQILIPRGSRLFGQYRSGIELNQKRILILWTRVLTPDGTSIEIASVGGDQLGRSGLTGIVDAKFAERFGGAALISLIGAAPAVAANSTDNETASEVLEGVSGDLEDAVGSVIAEQVSIAPTIYIDQGASVTVIVDRDVVIY from the coding sequence ATGGCAGATGAGAACACACCCGACCTGCAGGACCGCCTCAGCACGTTTAGCCAGAAGGGCAAAACCAAACGCCGTGGCGGTAATATCGGTGTCGGTGCACTGGCCATCGCCCTTGCGCTTGGCGCAGGTGGCGCAGCTTATTTGCTGGCGACCAATCTGCAAGAAGGAAAAGAAGGCCTAGAAACATCCGACGTCGAGACTTTTCAGGACCAGCGCACCGGAAATGGTGGGCGGTTGGAATTCCCGCCGGATGAAGCGGACCAGCGGGTCAATGACGCACTGATCGCAGTTGAAGAGGCCCTCGATGTTCCGGCCCCTGCCCCAGCACCCGTAGAGCCAAGTGCAGCAGTCCTGGAAGAAATCGCGAAGCTGCGGGAAGCGCTTGCTGCGAGCCAATCTGCTCGCAACGCTGAAATTCAGGAAGCTGTGTCTGATCTGCGTGAAGCGTTTCAGGTACAAACCGATGCACTTGAAGCCTCGATTGCCGCCAAAGATACCGAGATAGAAAACGCGCAGCGACAGAACGAGGCACGTCTGGCCGGCTTACAGGCCATGCTGGACGCTGAACGAGCGCAGCGCGAAGGGCTTGAAGCAGAAATGGCGCGCGACGGGTTGATAGCAGATCAACGGTTGCTCGAAGAGCGCCAGCGTCAGGAGGACGAACAACGTCAGCGTGAAGCGGAACGGGTAGCACAAGAATTGCTGACAGCACAGATCGTTTCGCCTTCTGTCGTTTATGCAGATGGTCCGCGGGCCACATCCGCTGGCGGAACAAATCAAAATGCTGATGTGGCAGGAGCGGATGGACCAACCCTTTCTGAAAACGAGCAATATCTACGCCAAGGTGCACGACCGTTGGACGTTCAAGAAGCATCCCAGATGGCCTTTCCAGAACGAACGCTTTCGCAAGGCTCTGTCATCCAAGCCGCGCTGCAAACAGCAATCAACAGTGACCTGCCGGGATCTGTTGTAGCAGTTGTGTCTGAACCGGTGCCTGCGTTTTCTGGCAATCAGATCCTGATCCCACGTGGCTCTCGCCTTTTTGGCCAATATCGGTCTGGGATTGAGTTGAACCAGAAACGCATCCTGATCCTTTGGACACGCGTTCTAACCCCAGATGGGACGTCGATAGAAATTGCGTCCGTTGGCGGCGACCAGCTTGGGCGCTCCGGGTTAACAGGGATCGTTGATGCGAAGTTCGCTGAACGCTTTGGTGGCGCGGCGCTGATCTCGCTCATTGGCGCAGCACCCGCTGTCGCTGCAAACAGTACCGACAATGAGACAGCTAGCGAAGTTCTTGAGGGGGTTTCAGGCGATCTGGAAGACGCAGTGGGATCTGTGATCGCCGAGCAGGTTTCGATCGCACCCACTATATATATTGATCAAGGCGCATCCGTAACCGTTATCGTCGATCGAGATGTGGTGATCTATTGA
- a CDS encoding TrbG/VirB9 family P-type conjugative transfer protein, with amino-acid sequence MNIAARLICAAALLSATPALSEAVPRSGSLDNRVRNATYVENQVFVIETDLRHSTTIHFGAGERFDAVIVGDTESFQVDPIPELGNVLTIKPHVQGASTNMTVITNRRTYSFHLREGAIPGRSGMFFEVRFRYPEDERRAAAANTQPKGFEAPRNYSYRVAGEGDFRPTHIYDDGRYTYFTFPENGRQPAVFKADDQGRERTVNWTQQGNTVRVLGVNQFWTLRIGDEAICALRDNSAIYVSN; translated from the coding sequence TTGAATATCGCTGCCCGTTTGATCTGCGCTGCCGCATTGCTATCGGCCACGCCCGCCCTGTCAGAGGCCGTTCCGCGAAGCGGGTCGCTCGACAACCGCGTGCGCAACGCCACTTATGTTGAAAACCAAGTCTTCGTGATAGAGACTGACCTGCGCCATTCAACGACCATCCACTTTGGGGCGGGCGAACGATTTGACGCGGTCATTGTCGGCGACACCGAGAGTTTCCAAGTCGATCCCATACCAGAACTTGGCAATGTCCTGACCATCAAGCCGCATGTGCAAGGTGCCTCAACCAACATGACAGTAATCACCAACCGCCGGACCTATTCCTTCCATCTGCGCGAAGGGGCCATTCCGGGTCGCTCGGGCATGTTTTTTGAGGTGCGGTTTCGCTATCCAGAGGATGAGCGTCGCGCGGCAGCGGCCAACACCCAACCCAAGGGCTTTGAGGCCCCGCGCAACTACAGCTACCGCGTCGCGGGCGAAGGGGATTTCCGTCCAACGCATATCTACGATGACGGGCGGTATACCTACTTCACCTTCCCTGAAAACGGACGGCAACCCGCCGTCTTCAAAGCAGACGATCAAGGTCGCGAACGCACCGTGAACTGGACCCAGCAAGGCAACACTGTTCGCGTACTTGGGGTCAACCAATTCTGGACCTTGCGGATTGGCGACGAGGCCATCTGCGCTTTGCGCGATAACAGCGCAATTTATGTGAGCAACTGA
- a CDS encoding virB8 family protein, giving the protein MKSQSSQDQSDAFAVDFIYGPRRRERFAYFVAAAGVLVGLAGIVAGASLFPLKSIETFVVVVDKETGQMDRVAAVQALSLSESDAIIQANLVAYVDDRETYDLTDGEQRINSVLERSDGDAARTLRDLWTSSNEDYPIAVYGRDAVIEVVIKSVNQIETGVAQVRFTRTLRRARDTRSVTRSYVATVGYAFEPETRQRLQDVWANPLGFVVTSYRVDAETLEN; this is encoded by the coding sequence ATGAAGAGCCAATCGAGCCAAGACCAAAGCGACGCCTTTGCTGTGGATTTCATCTACGGCCCGCGTAGGCGCGAGCGCTTTGCCTATTTTGTCGCTGCGGCGGGCGTTCTGGTTGGGCTGGCAGGAATTGTCGCTGGAGCGAGCTTGTTCCCACTCAAGTCGATCGAAACTTTCGTTGTCGTTGTCGACAAGGAAACCGGCCAAATGGACCGTGTTGCGGCTGTACAAGCGCTGTCGTTGTCCGAGAGTGACGCCATTATTCAGGCCAACCTTGTCGCTTATGTGGATGATCGAGAAACCTATGATCTGACCGACGGCGAACAACGGATCAATTCTGTGCTCGAACGCTCAGACGGCGATGCCGCACGAACTCTGCGTGATCTTTGGACCTCGTCCAACGAAGACTATCCGATTGCTGTCTATGGCCGCGATGCCGTCATCGAAGTTGTCATCAAATCTGTGAACCAGATCGAAACTGGCGTGGCGCAAGTGCGATTTACCCGCACACTGCGCCGCGCGCGCGATACGCGCTCGGTGACCCGCAGCTATGTAGCCACAGTTGGCTATGCCTTTGAACCTGAAACCCGCCAACGCCTGCAAGACGTCTGGGCCAACCCCCTGGGCTTCGTGGTCACCTCTTACCGCGTCGACGCCGAGACTTTGGAGAACTGA
- a CDS encoding type IV secretion system protein, with translation MGIIRDILDQVDAAVDSVAQDGFISSAAAVGDVITAGAILLLILLGINVVMQLRPMTFGSAFAFGAKISLVAIFAQSWDNFSVIYGIATQVPDSIGASILALTGSGDEAGVYESLDNMVARITAYGDTIGDQAGWVFGAVLGAIFFVLSALFAAVTAGIIAFAKIVFALMIVIAPFMIITSLFKPTQSLFEAWSRATIGYALMPVAAAGAAGIIVAIAEAIGDASADPVDVETVSLILPFLVILLLSAGIMASVPYIASNLTGVMGIASNAVGLTGLARRGIVNTGDYGTGSATRLATGKSPQELQQAVNSGVVKTGEAIRGTPATALNTVKSFRAP, from the coding sequence ATGGGGATTATTCGCGATATCCTCGACCAAGTCGATGCAGCCGTCGACAGCGTTGCGCAAGATGGGTTCATCTCGTCAGCCGCTGCTGTTGGCGATGTCATCACCGCAGGAGCCATCCTGTTGCTGATCTTGTTGGGTATCAATGTCGTCATGCAACTCAGGCCCATGACCTTTGGCAGTGCCTTCGCGTTTGGAGCCAAGATTTCGCTGGTCGCCATCTTCGCCCAAAGTTGGGATAATTTCAGCGTCATCTACGGGATCGCAACACAAGTGCCGGACTCCATCGGCGCATCAATTCTTGCGCTTACGGGATCTGGCGATGAGGCGGGCGTATATGAAAGCCTCGACAACATGGTGGCCCGCATCACGGCCTATGGCGATACCATCGGTGATCAAGCAGGCTGGGTCTTTGGGGCTGTGCTTGGCGCGATCTTCTTTGTTCTCTCAGCACTCTTCGCAGCAGTAACAGCCGGGATCATCGCTTTCGCCAAAATCGTCTTCGCACTGATGATCGTGATCGCCCCATTCATGATCATCACATCGCTTTTCAAGCCAACCCAATCCCTTTTTGAGGCCTGGAGCCGCGCGACCATCGGCTATGCCTTGATGCCCGTCGCTGCTGCTGGTGCTGCTGGCATCATCGTGGCAATCGCTGAGGCCATTGGCGATGCCTCAGCCGATCCCGTCGATGTCGAAACCGTCAGTCTCATCCTGCCATTCTTGGTCATTCTGCTCCTGAGCGCCGGGATTATGGCATCTGTTCCCTACATCGCGTCCAACTTAACCGGAGTGATGGGCATTGCATCCAACGCAGTTGGGCTGACGGGGCTGGCGCGACGCGGCATCGTCAACACCGGAGACTATGGCACGGGCAGTGCCACGCGCCTTGCAACGGGCAAATCACCCCAAGAACTCCAACAAGCGGTGAACAGTGGCGTTGTCAAAACCGGCGAAGCAATCCGCGGAACACCAGCAACAGCGCTTAACACCGTCAAGTCCTTCCGCGCCCCGTAA